One region of Chitinophaga varians genomic DNA includes:
- a CDS encoding polymer-forming cytoskeletal protein, producing the protein MLREFQVLTAEEALNQHQIQIKVLESEEAFMDMIGTDGYFYVHKGDLHLQGDLIIDMDRADNMPDGRPPLGFAVIGNLTVDGGVLNETGDYGPVFYVAGNLTCRNLMVGGAPTRVEGDVRVEEVIMLHYNHGWMKCDGTFFAPIMIVDDYYLMPFRKEISRFYYNDRDADSPAANECTESEDGNPVISENLRVLLNNPLTTDFEEIRRDLAAGESVIAPVERTLEYWRNKVRRNYSDLKRVPMELRTSNLCDEAMAYSVAALKYFPPGAITPELATAAAQRDGKALRYLPPEMITRELCYLAAKHGAILKYDIPERFYEHALLCNVIKVSDWQMEHVPVAFMTEDMLVLYVKAGRGAWLDRYCQQSGVSKQKVLERVMADDIKYLENIFNWHLSATTYAYARQRYDKPEYAEAWAAINERFARKIARVNGSPSTPSS; encoded by the coding sequence ATGCTTAGAGAATTTCAGGTACTCACTGCTGAAGAGGCATTGAACCAGCATCAGATACAGATAAAAGTCCTTGAAAGTGAAGAGGCTTTTATGGATATGATAGGGACGGACGGTTATTTCTATGTGCATAAAGGAGATCTGCATCTGCAGGGCGACCTGATCATTGATATGGACCGGGCGGACAATATGCCGGATGGCCGGCCGCCGCTGGGATTTGCCGTTATCGGCAACCTGACGGTGGATGGCGGTGTCCTCAATGAGACAGGCGATTATGGCCCGGTGTTTTACGTGGCGGGCAACCTCACCTGCCGCAACCTCATGGTGGGCGGCGCTCCCACCCGCGTGGAAGGCGATGTTCGCGTGGAAGAGGTGATCATGCTGCATTACAACCACGGATGGATGAAATGTGACGGTACATTCTTTGCCCCCATTATGATCGTGGACGATTATTACCTGATGCCTTTCCGTAAAGAGATCAGCCGGTTCTATTATAATGATCGTGATGCCGATAGCCCGGCAGCCAATGAATGCACCGAGTCTGAAGACGGTAACCCGGTAATTTCGGAAAACCTGCGCGTGCTGCTCAACAATCCGCTGACGACTGATTTTGAAGAAATACGCCGTGACCTCGCTGCCGGGGAAAGTGTGATAGCGCCGGTGGAGAGGACGCTTGAATACTGGCGCAACAAGGTACGCCGCAACTACAGTGACCTGAAGCGGGTACCTATGGAGTTGCGCACTTCGAACCTGTGCGATGAAGCGATGGCTTACAGCGTGGCAGCGCTGAAATATTTCCCGCCGGGCGCCATTACGCCGGAACTGGCCACTGCTGCGGCGCAGCGCGATGGCAAAGCGCTGCGTTACCTGCCGCCGGAGATGATCACCCGGGAGCTGTGCTATCTCGCCGCCAAACACGGCGCCATTCTGAAGTATGATATCCCCGAGCGGTTCTATGAACATGCGTTGTTGTGTAATGTTATCAAAGTGTCTGACTGGCAAATGGAACATGTGCCCGTCGCTTTTATGACGGAAGATATGCTGGTGCTGTACGTGAAGGCCGGCCGCGGTGCGTGGCTGGACAGGTACTGTCAGCAGTCCGGCGTGTCCAAACAGAAAGTACTGGAACGGGTGATGGCGGATGATATCAAATACCTTGAGAATATTTTCAACTGGCACCTGTCGGCCACCACTTATGCGTATGCGCGGCAACGTTATGACAAACCGGAATACGCGGAAGCCTGGGCTGCCATCAATGAACGTTTTGCCCGGAAAATAGCGCGGGTGAACGGGAGCCCGTCTACTCCATCGTCATGA
- a CDS encoding zinc-binding alcohol dehydrogenase family protein, which yields MQAIVLNGFGEAGQFREAELPMPVYRENELLIEIKAAAFNPIDYQMRQGRRESQHMHSPVLGRELAGIVVAAGAQTKGFRPGDKVIAAAGSKGSNGTYATHIALNYQMVAPLPAALPFTTATAIPSAGLTAWQTFQRIHAHPEERIFLTGGAGAVGSFLIKLLKAHGSHQLFTAAGNEQSKAALEILGLPATHILDYRQPNLAQRLLDAGGQGYFDWGIDIVGGSISETAAEVIGLNKGYADITFLGTSRTRELLFDKGAHVINISNYAYAAANQLSWYGQNLRELATLLNNNVITPPAVQIVGRLSADTVRQAHIMMENNQTYGRKLVMTME from the coding sequence ATGCAGGCAATTGTATTAAATGGATTTGGAGAAGCCGGTCAGTTCCGCGAAGCGGAACTACCCATGCCCGTTTACCGGGAAAATGAATTATTGATTGAAATCAAAGCCGCCGCTTTTAATCCTATTGACTATCAGATGCGGCAGGGCCGCCGCGAAAGCCAGCATATGCATTCTCCGGTGCTGGGCCGGGAACTGGCCGGCATAGTGGTGGCCGCAGGCGCGCAGACAAAAGGATTCCGGCCTGGCGATAAAGTGATCGCTGCGGCCGGCAGCAAAGGCTCCAACGGCACCTATGCCACCCACATCGCGCTCAATTACCAGATGGTAGCGCCACTGCCGGCAGCCTTGCCGTTTACTACGGCAACGGCTATACCGTCTGCCGGACTTACTGCCTGGCAAACCTTTCAACGGATACACGCCCATCCGGAAGAACGCATCTTTCTCACCGGCGGCGCCGGCGCAGTAGGCAGCTTCCTGATCAAATTACTGAAAGCGCATGGCAGCCATCAGCTATTTACCGCCGCAGGCAACGAACAAAGCAAAGCAGCGCTGGAAATACTGGGACTACCCGCCACGCACATACTGGACTATCGGCAGCCCAACCTCGCACAGAGACTGCTGGACGCCGGCGGACAAGGATATTTTGATTGGGGCATCGATATCGTGGGAGGAAGCATCTCCGAAACAGCGGCGGAAGTAATAGGGCTTAACAAAGGGTATGCAGACATCACTTTCCTGGGAACATCCCGCACCCGGGAACTGCTGTTCGACAAAGGCGCACATGTTATCAACATCTCCAACTATGCCTATGCAGCGGCCAATCAATTGTCCTGGTATGGCCAAAACCTTCGCGAACTGGCCACCTTGCTCAACAACAACGTCATCACGCCACCAGCCGTGCAGATAGTGGGCCGCCTCAGTGCAGATACTGTCCGGCAGGCACATATCATGATGGAAAACAACCAGACTTACGGCCGCAAGCTGGTCATGACGATGGAGTAG
- a CDS encoding winged helix-turn-helix transcriptional regulator — translation MIKETSSNASNRKFLRSVCRITGALEILSGRWKALVLIHISEGKNRFSLLKQVLPPVSDQVLGRQLRELEAEGLITKAIIAEVPVRVDYSLTDKGAAVLPILDELAEWYDKRGD, via the coding sequence ATGATCAAGGAAACATCCTCTAATGCGTCTAACCGGAAATTCCTGCGTAGCGTATGCCGTATCACGGGGGCGCTGGAGATCCTCTCCGGACGCTGGAAGGCGCTGGTGCTGATTCATATTTCGGAGGGGAAGAACCGTTTCAGTTTATTGAAACAGGTATTGCCGCCGGTGTCGGACCAGGTACTGGGGCGGCAGTTGCGGGAACTGGAAGCGGAAGGGCTGATAACTAAGGCTATTATCGCAGAAGTGCCGGTACGCGTGGATTACAGCCTCACCGACAAAGGTGCGGCGGTATTGCCTATTCTGGACGAGCTGGCCGAGTGGTATGATAAACGGGGTGACTAG